CGCGGAACCGGCCCGCGTAGCTGCCGGTGAGTTCGACGCCGTCCGGGACGCCGCCGACCGAGATGCGCGCGGTGTACTCCCCGTCGGTCGGCGTCTCGCCCGAGTCGGCAAGCGAGAAGTTCCCGCCGTAGTGGTACCCCATCGTCTGTGAGAGCATCGGGTAGATGACTTCCTCGGAGACGAGCTCGCCGTCGCGCCGGACGGTGAGCGACAGTCCCGTCTCGGGGACGATACGGCCGGTGTCGCGGTCCCAGACGACCGCCATCGCGTGGATATCACCCGACCGCGGCGTCCGCGACCGGTCGCGGCCGGTCATGTTCCAGAAGACGTGCGGCGAGGTGTACATGAACGCGACCTCGTAGGGGCCGGCCGCTGTGACGCCCTGCATCGACATCGACTCGCGGAACGACTGGACGTAGATGCCGCCCGGAAGCGAGGTGTCCGTTCCGGTCTGTGTCGACGCGGGCGTGGCTGTCGACTCCGTGCTGGTGTTCGAACAGCCGGCGAGAACTGCTGTGCCCGCCGCTACGGTCTGGAGAAGCCGCCGGCGATCCATACCATCAGAAGGTTACCGCCGGCAAAAATGATTCTGGTCCAACGCGATGCCGTGACTACAGCTCGATTTCCTCGTCATAGAGCTGGTCGAAGTCGAGCTCCTCCTCTCGCGTCGAGGCCGCCCGCTCCATGTCCGCTCGACGACGCTGCTCGCGCTTGCTTCGACCTTTCCGTTCACGGCCGCGTTTGGTATCTCCCATTGCAACCGTGTCAACACCTCACACGGTAATAAGTGTGTTGGTGGTTGCCACGGGTGTGCGTACCGTGGGTCGCTGCGGGTCCGTTGCTACTCGCTCTGGAGGCGTGCCCGGTCGTGGTCGGCGTGGAAGTCGAGGTCGGGACCGACGCCGATGAACTGGGTCGGATTGATGTCGGTGTGGGTGGTGTAGTAGTGCTCCTTGATGTGGTCCATGTTCATCGTCTGCTCGA
This portion of the Halosegnis longus genome encodes:
- a CDS encoding DUF7350 domain-containing protein is translated as MDRRRLLQTVAAGTAVLAGCSNTSTESTATPASTQTGTDTSLPGGIYVQSFRESMSMQGVTAAGPYEVAFMYTSPHVFWNMTGRDRSRTPRSGDIHAMAVVWDRDTGRIVPETGLSLTVRRDGELVSEEVIYPMLSQTMGYHYGGNFSLADSGETPTDGEYTARISVGGVPDGVELTGSYAGRFREPATADLDFSFTETDRDEVRSESIDQAGQPGALRPMQMEGVPQATAPAVDALPGTVFGTPNSDDAILATGAAPARADGGDTYLYVSARTRYHGMVLPAMALSVERGGETVELTRTLDPELGYHYGASVPALDSGEQLRVVTDVPPQTARHEGYERAFRQMSPVTVTV